A genome region from Etheostoma cragini isolate CJK2018 chromosome 4, CSU_Ecrag_1.0, whole genome shotgun sequence includes the following:
- the smarcc2 gene encoding SWI/SNF complex subunit SMARCC2: MAVRKKDGGPNVKYFEASDTVSQFDNVRVWLGKNYKKYIQAEPPTNKSLSSLVVQLLQFQEEVFGRHVSNPPLTKLPMKCFLDFKSGGALCQILAAAYKFKSDQGWRRFDFQNPSRMDRNVEMFMTIEKSLVQVSLPQKINCDLQQESGSVTEDKASSSHVVVPIPTSLEEEEWVRPVMKRDKQVLLHWGYYPDGYDTWIPASEIEAAVEDPPSPEKPRKVHAKWILDLDQYNEWMNEEDYEVGEGCPKRKRISAKTLTDEVTTPDERRDKKPGSAKKRKRSPSPSPTPPPQESKKKNTKKGPTTPYTKSKRGQREEEQEDLSKDLDEASPVPASEEGNPPKTNSTKKDSDSTPVKGGTDMDEQEDESMETAGKEEEEGSPSVKGEPVKGSDLHEDNVTEQTHHIIIPSYAAWFDYNSVHAIERRALPEFFNGKNKSKTPEIYLAYRNFMIDTYRLNPQEYLTSTACRRNLAGDVCAIMRVHAFLEQWGLINYQVDSESRPTPMGPPPTSHFHVLADTPSSLVPLQPKTSQTPAAQQIMSFPDKVKEKPADLQNFGLRTDMYSKKTGSAKSKSTASSMREWTEQETLLLLEGLEMYKDDWNKVSEHVGSRTQDECILHFLRLPIEDPYLEDNSSSLGPLAYQPVPFSQAGNPVMSTVAFLASVVDPRVASAAAKSALEEFSRMKEEVPAALVEAHVRRVEEAARVSGRQDPLYGLEGSGIAGTGLEEGDRPDESNDESKSDNQPSEEKREAKDSKDGATEEEEKQAENGKKEEERGREQEGEREADKTESEMGDGEKEKDGKEGTEEGQRDAESEVERKAKVERDVGEGNLATAAASALAAAAVKAKHLAAVEERKIKSLVALLVETQMKKLEIKLRHFEELETIMDREREALEYQRQQLLADRQSFHMEQLKYAEMRARQQHFQQIQHQQHSQGGGPHANQAAPAPPPQGPTASQQAPSTPALQPAPSPAPPASAPAPESQPPQGAHTSPPRPPGSTPAAHSSSSTTPVLHEPSAQLPGETLHSSAPVPPPQ; this comes from the exons ATGGCGGTGCGGAAGAAAGACGGCGGCCCGAATGTAAAATATTTCGAAGCGTCTGATACCGTTTCTCAGTTTGATAATGTCCGCGTCTGGCTGGGAAAGAATTACAAAAAG TACATCCAGGCCGAGCCCCCTACCAACAAGTCTCTGTCTAGCCTGGTGGTCCAGCTGCTCCAGTTCCAGGAGGAGGTGTTCGGTCGGCATGTCAGCAACCCTCCGCTCACCAAGCTGCCA ATGAAGTGTTTTCTGGACTTCAAGTCAGGAGGGGCCCTCTGCCAAATCCTTGCTGCTGCCTATAAGTTTAAGAGTGACCAAGGATG GCGCAGGTTTGACTTCCAGAATCCGTCGAGGATGGACCGAAATGTCGAGATGTTCATGACGATTGAGAAGTCTTTAGTGCAGGTGAGTTTGCCTCAGA aGATCAACTGTGACCTCCAGCAGGAATCC GGTTCAGTAACTGAGGACAAGGCCTCCAGCTCCCATGTTGTCGTTCCTATTCCCACCAGCCTGGAGGAAG AGGAGTGGGTGCGTCCTGTAATGAAGAGAGATAAACAAGTGCTGCTCCACTGGGGATATTATCCTGACGG TTATGACACCTGGATCCCAGCCAGTGAGATTGAGGCTGCCGTGGAGGATCCTCCCAGCCCAGAAAAACCCAGGaag GTCCATGCCAAGTGGATTTTAGACCTGGACCAGTATAATGAGTGGATGAATGAGGAGGACTATGAAGTGGGCGAGGGCTGCCCTAAGAGGAAGAGGATCTCAGCCAAAACCCTGACAGATGAGGTGACCACGCCTGACGAGCGGAGGGACAAGAAGCCTGGCAGTgccaagaagaggaagaggtcGCCGTCGCCCTCCCCTACCCCTCCACCTCAGGAgagcaagaagaagaacacCAAAAAAGG GCCAACGACGCCGTACACCAAGTCTAAACGGGGCCAAAGggaggaggaacaggaggatCTAAGTAAAGACTTGGATGAAGCATCACCTGTTCCCGCATCTGAAGAGGGAAACCCACCTAAAACAA ATAGCACCAAGAAGGACTCTGATTCAACTCCAGTCAAGGGAGGAACAGATATGG ACGAGCAAGAGGATGAGTCCATGGAAACAGCAGGCAAG gaggaggaggaaggctcTCCAAGCGTGAAGGGTGAACCAGTGAAAGGCTCTGACCTTCACGAGGACAATGTGACTGAGCAAACTCATCACATTATTATACCGAGCTACGCTGCCTGGTTTGACTATAacag TGTTCATGCCATTGAGCGCAGAGCCCTGCCAGAGTTTTTCAATGGGAAGAACAAATCCAAAACCCCAGAGAT TTACCTGGCGTACAGGAACTTCATGATTGACACCTACCGACTGAACCCTCAGGAGTACCTGACCTCCACCGCCTGCCGCAGGAACCTGGCCGGAGACGTGTGTGCTATCATGAG AGTCCACGCCTTCCTTGAGCAGTGGGGCCTGATCAACTACCAGGTGGACTCCGAGAGCCGACCCACACCCATGGGTCCTCCACCCACCTCTCACTTTCACGTCCTTGCAGACACTCCATCCAGTCTGGTACCCCTGCAGCCCAAGACGTCCcag ACCCCTGCTGCCCAGCAGATAATGTCCTTCCCAGATAAAGTGAAGGAGAAACCCGCAGATCTGCAAAACTTTGGCCTGCGGACTGACATGTACAGCAAGAAGACTGGCTCCGCAAAG AGTAAGAGTACAGCGAGCTCTATGAGGGAGTGGACAGAACAAGAAACACTACTACTACTGGAG GGGTTGGAGATGTACAAGGATGACTGGAACAAGGTTTCAGAACATGTGGGCAGCCGTACGCAGGATGAGTGCATCCTGCACTTCCTGAGGCTGCCCATTGAAGACCCTTACTTGGAGGACAACTCCTCGTCCCTTGGACCACTGGCCTACCAGCCGGTACCTTTCAGCCAGGCAGGAAACCCTGTCATGAGCACAGTGGCCTTCCTCGCCTCTGTCGTCGACCCACGCGTGGCCTCGGCTGCAGCCAAGTCTGCTCTGG AGGAGTTTTCTCGTATGAAGGAGGAGGTTCCTGCAGCGCTTGTTGAGGCTCATGTGCGGAGGGTGGAGGAGGCAGCGAGGGTCAGTGGCCGACAGGACCCGCTGTATGGCCTGGAGGGTAGTGGCATCGCAGGCACTGGACTAGAGGAGGGAGACAGGCCTG ATGAAAGCAATGATGAAAGTAAGAGTGACAACCAACCCAgtgaagagaagagggaggCCAAG GACAGCAAAGATGGAGCgacggaggaagaggagaagcaAGCGGAGAAtgggaagaaggaagaagaaagaggaagagaacaagaaggagagagggaggcgGACAAAACAGAGTCAGAGATGG GTGAtggggagaaggagaaggatgGAAAAGAAGGCACAGAGGAAGGACAAAGGGATGCAGAGAGTGAAGTAGAGAGAAAGGCAAAGGTGGAGCGGGATGTGGGAGAGGGGAACCTGGCCACTGCTGCTGCGTCTGCactcgctgctgctgctgtcaaagCCAAG CACCTGGCTGCAGTGGAAGAGAGGAAGATCAAATCTCTTGTGGCTCTGCTGGTAGAGACCCAAATGAAGAAGCTGGAGATTAAACTGCGACACTTTGAAGAACTGGAAACCATcatggacagagagagggaggct ttggaGTACCAACGTCAGCAGCTGCTGGCTGACCGTCAGTCCTTCCACATGGAGCAGTTGAAATACGCCGAGATGAGAGCCCGCCAGCAGCACTTCCAGCAGATCCAGCACCAGCAGCACAGCCAGGGCGGGGGCCCTCATGCCAACCAGGCTGCTCCAGCCCCGCCACCCCAGGGTCCGACCGCAAGTCAGCAAGCGCCCAGCACACCAGCGCTGCAGCCGGCCCCCAGTCCTGCACCTCCAGCCTCTGCCCCCGCCCCTGAGTCCCAACCACCTCAGGGTGCTCACACCtcgcccccccgccccccaggCTCAACCCCCGCTGCCCACTCCAGCTCCAGCACTACTCCTGTACTTCATG AGCCCAGCGCCCAACTTCCCGGGGAAACACTCCACTCCTCAGCTCCAGTCCCACCCCCACAGTGA